In Musa acuminata AAA Group cultivar baxijiao chromosome BXJ2-3, Cavendish_Baxijiao_AAA, whole genome shotgun sequence, the following proteins share a genomic window:
- the LOC135607427 gene encoding probable 2-oxoglutarate-dependent dioxygenase SLC1: MVAMDVVVGAGGREEETADENYVKGVRHLCESGISRVPAKYILPVPDRPQVAPHERKDNTGSNLRLPVIDVARLRTPDRGRVLECLDRACREYGFFQVVNHGMSSEALRRIMDVGRRFFGLPLEERSKYMTSDIRGPVRYGTSYNQIQDSVFCWRDFLKLSCHPLEEVLPFWPSAPMDLRDEAVSYAKQIKSLFCDIMAAVLEILGVNSGYLEEFDDGTHLVVINYYPPCPEPDLTLGMPPHSDYGFLTLLLQDHIKGLQVQLRGKWITVEPIPNSFVVNIGDHLEIFSNGRYKSVLHRVVVNSTKPRMSIASLHSLPFASVVSPSPELVDRENPRQYKDTDFAAFLDYISSHEPKRKSFLESRKLPPHEVRSKSQ, translated from the exons ATGGTGGCAATGGACGTGGTGGTGGGGGCTGGCGGAAGGGAAGAAGAGACAGCTGATGAAAACTACGTGAAGGGGGTAAGGCACCTGTGCGAGAGTGGCATTTCGAGGGTCCCTGCCAAGTACATCCTCCCTGTCCCGGACCGGCCTCAAGTTGCTCCACATGAGAGGAAGGATAACACTGGTTCCAATCTAAGGCTGCCCGTGATTGATGTGGCTCGACTGCGTACGCCGGATCGCGGTCGAGTTTTGGAGTGCTTGGATAGAGCGTGCAGGGAGTATGGCTTCTTCCAG GTGGTGAACCACGGCATGAGCAGCGAAGCTCTACGGAGAATAATGGATGTCGGGAGGAGATTCTTCGGGCTCCCACTGGAGGAGAGATCCAAGTACATGACGAGCGACATCAGGGGGCCGGTGAGGTACGGCACCAGCTACAACCAGATACAGGACAGCGTGTTCTGTTGGAGGGACTTCTTGAAGCTCAGCTGCCATCCACTGGAGGAGGTCCTCCCGTTCTGGCCCTCTGCTCCAATGGATTTGAG GGATGAGGCGGTTTCATATGCTAAGCAAATCAAATCCTTGTTCTGTGATATCATGGCAGCGGTCCTTGAGATCCTGGGAGTGAACAGTGGCTACCTCGAGGAATTCGATGATGGAACGCACCTCGTGGTCATAAACTACTATCCACCCTGCCCTGAACCCGATCTGACACTCGGAATGCCGCCCCATTCCGACTACGGCTTCCTCACTCTCCTGTTGCAGGACCATATCAAGGGGCTCCAGGTTCAACTTCGCGGCAAGTGGATCACCGTCGAGCCCATTCCCAACTCTTTCGTGGTCAACATCGGCGATCATCTAGAG ATATTTAGCAACGGGAGGTACAAGAGCGTGCTGCATCGCGTCGTCGTTAACTCGACGAAGCCCCGGATGTCGATCGCGTCCCTCCACAGCCTCCCCTTCGCGAGCGTGGTCAGTCCTTCGCCGGAGCTGGTCGACCGGGAGAACCCGAGGCAGTACAAGGACACCGACTTCGCCGCCTTCCTTGACTACATATCCTCCCACGAGCCGAAGCGCAAGAGCTTCCTGGAGTCGAGGAAGTTGCCTCCCCATGAGGTGCGGTCCAAAAGTCAATGA